In Rubrivirga marina, the following are encoded in one genomic region:
- a CDS encoding TonB-dependent receptor: MSSRPIRTLVLTLLAAVVALGSSASAQSPGKLAGRVVDNTGEPLVGASVLVEGTTLGASTDADGYYFILQVRPGTYTLRVSYIGFGTKVVEGAVVEVDKTTTIDVTLGEAVVAGEEVVVRAERPLVEPARTTTTAVLESKALSELPIVNIQDAINLQAGVSDGHFRGGRIGEVAYLVNGVPINNAFNGQQAFEVEQNMVESLEVISGVFNAEYGQALSGVVNITTKGVPSEWNAQVLSYVGSLASTREIEFVSRTTDPGTGLSTSDFESERVSYMDAAAFPNLQDYQVSLGGPLMERRLGFQLSGRYLEDNSYYLGRDLFSPGDLSFGLNSGLPDSLWSISSTGDGDFVPMNRTQRLSLNGNLSFDVTDALRLSYDGFYQGGTYYPFSHDRKYVPRGLNPTDFVNHTHIAAARYTLGRSAFVNLSYSFLYDDTDVELYDAPTDERYVREELGQLAGANAFQVAGNDLYTNWLRTETQTVVGSYTHQLNRVHLMKAGFQGRFHRIDNRYFGIEIPETGEAGPDISESPYEDDQLSTTPTEWAAYVQDKIELGRMIINAGLRFDYFDPDYEIPVDWTQAGLERIPNPEAPADSISNRTQADIEYQVSPRFGIAFPISSTGVMRFSAGLFFQIPNFGLLYSNPEYEVNPQSATTQFGNPNLKPERTLAFELGLQQGLTDDIGVDVTIFAKDIRNLVGQEIIRDPRGDFAIRWINTDYGNVRGVTFSLFKRGRSALNGSLDYTLQFAQGTASSPGEAFARQQDGLPPILTLVRLNWDRRHILNGTITYAPSPTTSITAVGRFQSGTPYTTVRNFVRSPVTNNADRPLTFVTDLRAYYKPPFVPVDASLFLQVQNLFDSVIQQNVYSDSGRADETINLSLFNNVRVGGLNTLDEYYYRQDFYGSPRRVSVGLRVDL, encoded by the coding sequence ATGTCCTCTCGGCCGATCCGCACACTCGTTCTGACCCTCCTGGCCGCCGTCGTGGCGCTGGGGTCGTCCGCTTCGGCGCAGTCGCCGGGCAAGCTCGCCGGCCGCGTGGTCGACAACACGGGCGAGCCGCTCGTGGGGGCCAGCGTCCTCGTCGAGGGCACCACGCTCGGCGCCTCGACCGACGCCGACGGGTACTACTTCATCCTCCAGGTCCGGCCCGGGACGTACACGCTCCGCGTCTCGTACATCGGGTTCGGGACGAAGGTGGTCGAGGGCGCCGTCGTTGAGGTCGACAAGACGACGACGATCGACGTGACGCTGGGCGAGGCGGTCGTGGCGGGGGAGGAGGTCGTGGTCCGGGCCGAGCGTCCGCTCGTGGAGCCGGCGCGGACGACGACGACGGCCGTCCTCGAATCGAAGGCGCTCTCGGAGCTCCCGATCGTCAACATCCAGGACGCCATCAACCTCCAGGCCGGCGTCTCCGACGGGCACTTCCGAGGCGGGCGCATCGGCGAGGTGGCCTACCTCGTCAACGGCGTCCCGATCAACAACGCGTTCAACGGGCAGCAGGCCTTCGAGGTCGAGCAGAACATGGTCGAGAGCCTCGAGGTCATCTCGGGCGTGTTCAACGCCGAGTACGGCCAGGCCCTCTCCGGCGTCGTCAACATCACGACGAAGGGCGTGCCCTCGGAGTGGAACGCGCAGGTGCTCAGCTACGTGGGGTCGCTCGCGTCGACGCGCGAGATCGAGTTCGTCTCGCGCACGACGGACCCGGGCACGGGCCTCTCGACGAGCGACTTCGAGAGCGAGCGCGTCAGCTACATGGACGCCGCGGCGTTCCCGAACCTCCAGGACTACCAGGTGTCGCTGGGCGGCCCGCTGATGGAACGGCGCCTCGGCTTCCAGCTCTCCGGGCGGTACCTCGAGGACAACTCGTACTACCTCGGGCGCGACCTCTTCTCGCCGGGCGACCTCTCGTTCGGCCTCAACTCGGGCCTGCCGGACTCGCTCTGGTCGATCTCCTCGACCGGCGACGGCGACTTCGTCCCGATGAACCGGACGCAGCGGCTCTCGCTCAACGGCAACCTGTCGTTCGACGTGACCGACGCGCTCCGCCTCAGCTACGACGGGTTCTACCAGGGCGGGACCTACTACCCGTTCTCGCACGACCGGAAGTACGTCCCGCGCGGGCTGAACCCCACGGACTTCGTCAACCACACGCACATCGCGGCGGCCCGCTACACGCTGGGCCGGAGCGCGTTCGTCAACCTGTCCTACAGCTTCCTCTACGACGACACCGACGTCGAGCTGTACGACGCGCCGACCGACGAGCGGTACGTCCGCGAAGAGCTCGGCCAGCTGGCGGGCGCGAACGCGTTCCAGGTCGCCGGCAACGACCTCTACACGAACTGGCTGCGGACCGAGACCCAGACGGTCGTCGGGAGCTACACGCACCAGCTCAACCGGGTCCACCTCATGAAGGCCGGCTTCCAGGGCCGGTTCCACCGGATCGACAACCGGTACTTCGGCATCGAGATCCCCGAGACGGGGGAGGCCGGGCCGGACATCTCGGAGAGCCCCTACGAGGACGATCAGCTCTCGACGACGCCCACCGAGTGGGCCGCTTATGTGCAGGACAAGATCGAGCTGGGCCGGATGATCATCAACGCCGGCCTCCGGTTCGATTACTTCGACCCCGACTACGAGATCCCCGTCGACTGGACCCAGGCGGGACTCGAGCGGATCCCAAACCCCGAGGCCCCGGCGGACTCGATCTCGAACCGGACCCAGGCTGACATCGAGTACCAGGTCAGCCCGCGGTTCGGCATCGCGTTCCCGATCTCGTCGACCGGCGTCATGCGGTTCTCGGCGGGACTGTTCTTCCAGATCCCCAACTTCGGGCTGCTCTACTCGAACCCCGAGTACGAGGTCAACCCGCAGTCGGCGACGACGCAGTTCGGCAACCCGAACCTCAAGCCGGAGCGGACGCTCGCCTTCGAGCTCGGCCTCCAGCAGGGGCTGACGGACGACATCGGCGTCGACGTCACCATCTTCGCCAAGGACATTCGCAACCTCGTCGGCCAGGAGATCATCCGCGACCCGCGCGGTGACTTCGCGATCCGCTGGATCAACACGGACTACGGGAACGTGCGCGGCGTGACGTTCTCGCTGTTCAAGCGGGGCCGGAGCGCGCTCAACGGGTCGCTCGATTACACGCTCCAGTTCGCGCAGGGCACGGCGTCGTCGCCAGGCGAGGCGTTCGCCCGCCAGCAGGACGGCCTCCCGCCGATCCTCACGCTCGTCCGCCTCAACTGGGACCGGCGGCACATCTTGAACGGGACGATCACCTACGCGCCGAGCCCGACCACCTCGATCACGGCCGTGGGGCGGTTCCAGAGCGGGACGCCTTACACGACGGTGCGCAACTTCGTCCGCTCGCCGGTCACCAACAACGCCGACCGGCCGCTGACCTTCGTGACCGACCTTCGGGCCTACTACAAGCCCCCGTTCGTGCCCGTCGACGCCAGCCTGTTCCTCCAGGTCCAGAACCTGTTCGACTCGGTCATCCAGCAGAACGTGTACTCTGATTCGGGCCGGGCCGACGAGACGATCAACCTGTCACTGTTCAACAACGTCCGTGTGGGCGGGCTGAACACGCTCGACGAGTACTACTACCGCCAGGACTTCTACGGCTCGCCGCGCCGCGTGAGCGTCGGCCTGCGCGTCGACCTCTAG